The Micromonospora sp. Llam0 genome contains a region encoding:
- the rplB gene encoding 50S ribosomal protein L2, giving the protein MPIRKYKPTTPGRRGSSVADFAEITRSTPEKSLLVPLPKKGGRNTHGRITARHHGGGHKRQYRLIDFKRVDKDGVPAKVAHIEYDPNRTARIALLHYADGEKRYIIAPKDLKQGDTVESGPAADIKPGNNLPLRNIPVGSTIHGVELRPGGGAKLARSAGTGIQLLGREGAYATLRMPSGEIRRVDVRCRATIGEIGNADQSNINWGKAGRMRWKGKRPTVRGVAMNPVDHPHGGGEGKTSGGRHPVNPKGKPEGRTRRKGQPSDRLIVRRRYATRKRG; this is encoded by the coding sequence ATGCCAATCCGTAAGTACAAGCCGACGACGCCGGGCCGCCGTGGTTCGTCCGTCGCCGACTTCGCCGAGATCACCCGGTCCACACCGGAGAAGTCGCTGCTGGTGCCGCTGCCCAAGAAGGGCGGCCGGAACACGCACGGCCGGATCACCGCCCGGCACCACGGCGGTGGCCACAAGCGCCAGTACCGGCTGATCGACTTCAAGCGGGTCGACAAGGACGGCGTACCGGCCAAGGTCGCGCACATCGAGTACGACCCGAACCGGACCGCCCGGATCGCACTGCTGCACTACGCCGACGGCGAGAAGCGCTACATCATCGCGCCGAAGGACCTGAAGCAGGGCGACACCGTCGAGTCCGGTCCGGCCGCCGACATCAAGCCCGGCAACAACCTGCCGCTGCGCAACATCCCGGTCGGTTCGACCATCCACGGTGTGGAGCTGCGGCCGGGTGGCGGCGCCAAGCTGGCCCGCTCGGCCGGCACCGGCATCCAGTTGCTCGGCCGGGAAGGCGCCTACGCGACGCTGCGGATGCCCTCCGGTGAGATCCGCCGGGTCGACGTGCGCTGTCGGGCCACCATCGGCGAGATCGGCAACGCCGACCAGTCAAACATCAACTGGGGCAAGGCGGGCCGCATGCGGTGGAAGGGCAAGCGCCCGACCGTCCGTGGCGTCGCGATGAACCCGGTCGACCACCCGCACGGTGGTGGTGAGGGCAAGACCTCCGGTGGTCGCCACCCGGTGAACCCGAAGGGCAAGCCGGAGGGCCGGACCCGTCGTAAGGGCCAGCCGAGTGACCGGCTGATCGTCCGCCGCCGCTACGCCACCCGCAAGCGCGGCTAG
- the rplW gene encoding 50S ribosomal protein L23, translated as MSTIADPRDIIVAPVVSEKSYAELNRNWYTFMVHPDANKTQIKIAIQQIFDVRVLTVNTLNREGKRKRTRTGFGQRKATKRAMVKLADGDRIEAFGGPVS; from the coding sequence GTGAGCACGATTGCCGACCCGCGCGACATCATCGTGGCGCCGGTGGTCTCGGAGAAGAGCTACGCCGAGCTCAACCGGAACTGGTACACGTTCATGGTCCACCCGGACGCCAACAAGACCCAGATCAAGATCGCGATCCAGCAGATCTTCGACGTCCGCGTGCTGACCGTGAACACGCTCAACCGCGAGGGCAAGCGCAAGCGCACCCGTACCGGCTTCGGGCAGCGCAAGGCGACCAAGCGGGCGATGGTGAAGCTGGCCGACGGTGACCGTATCGAGGCCTTCGGCGGCCCGGTCAGCTGA